Proteins from a single region of Primulina tabacum isolate GXHZ01 chromosome 5, ASM2559414v2, whole genome shotgun sequence:
- the LOC142544608 gene encoding putative glycosyltransferase At5g03795 — protein MNRTLKIFSYPYQKNDPFANVLLAVDSEPTGNYASESYFKKSLFSSHFLTDDPSEADLFYLPFSIAELRNDKRIGVRGIQDFIKDYVRNIGRDYPYWNRTAGADHFYVACHSVGRSATDKAVEVKVNSIQVVCSSSYFLQGYVAHKDASIPQIWPRKGKHPVRSPSERKNLAFYAGAMNSRVRQSLVEHWKNDTEILVHRARLKTPYSEALLSSKYCIHAKGFEVNTARVGDALYYGCVPVILADHYDLPYADILNWNRFSVVVATMDIPILKKILQQISFDEYLKLQNHVMKVQNHFQWHHLPVDFDPFYMVMFELWLRRSHSRIPIF, from the exons ATGAATAGAACCCTAAAAATATTCTCATATCCCTACCAAAAGAACGACCCTTTCGCCAACGTGCTGCTTGCTGTGGATTCTGAACCCACTGGAAACTACGCCAGCGAAAGCTACTTCAAGAAATCCCTTTTCAGTAGCCATTTCCTCACAGACGACCCTTCAGAGGCAGACCTATTTTACTTGCCGTTTTCGATTGCCGAACTGAGAAATGACAAGAGGATTGGGGTTAGAGGGATTCAAGATTTCATCAAAGATTACGTCCGAAACATCGGCCGTGACTATCCTTACTGGAATCGAACCGCTGGGGCCGATCATTTCTACGTCGCCTGTCACTCTGTTGGGAGATCAGCTACGGACAAAGCGGttgaagtgaaggtgaactcGATCCAAGTTGTGTGTTCATCGAGCTACTTCTTGCAGGGGTATGTTGCTCATAAAGATGCGTCTATACCTCAGATTTGGCCCAGGAAAGGAAAGCATCCGGTTCGTTCGCCATCAGAAAG GAAAAATCTTGCCTTCTATGCTGGAGCAATGAACTCTCGGGTGCGACAGTCTTTGGTTGAACACTGGAAAAACGACACTGAGATTTTGGTCCATCGAGCCCGTCTCAAAACGCCATACTCAGAAGCCCTTTTGAGTAGCAAGTACTGCATACACGCCAAAGGATTCGAAGTGAACACAGCTCGAGTAGGGGATGCATTGTACTACGGTTGCGTGCCGGTGATTTTAGCAGATCACTACGACCTTCCTTATGCTGATATCTTGAATTGGAACAGATTCTCAGTTGTTGTTGCGACCATGGATATCCCAATTCTGAAGAAAATACTCCAACAAATAAGCTTCGATGAGTACTTGAAGTTGCAGAATCACGTGATGAAGGTGCAAAACCATTTCCAGTGGCACCATTTGCCAGTTGATTTTGACCCTTTTTACATGGTCATGTTTGAGTTATGGCTTCGAAGAAGTCATTCGAGGATTCCTATTTTTTAA